In the Flavobacteriales bacterium genome, TAAAATAGAATCTATTAAAAACAAATTCCTATCTAGTGAAGAGCTATTATCCATAGATGGTCAGAATAGAATCGAACATTTACATATATCATGGGGAGTAAAAGAAGCTCTTTATAAAGTATATGGAAGGAAAGAATTAAGCTTTAAAAATGACATTTACATTCCCCCCTTTACTGTATTTAACCAAGGTGAATTATACGCAAAAATCACTAAGAAAGGATTCGAAACAAGTTATAAATTGCACTATGAAAAACATGACGAATACATGCTTGTTTATGTTATGAATACTTAATATTGCAAGTACTGAAAGGGTATTATGGTAGAAGTTTACAAACAAATAATCGAGAAGAAAATAAAGGGGAAAAAGCAATTAGCCGTGCTAATAGACCCAGATAAGCTTGATGACTCTGCTATAGAGAAGCTCGTCAATATTGCAAATAATTCTCACGTAGATTACCTGTTTATAGGAGGTAGCTTACTATCGGGAGGGAATCTACAAAAGTGTCTTTCCCAATTAAAACTCCAATCCAATATTCCTGTAATTTTATTCCCAGGAAACCCATTACAGATAGATAGTCAGGCAGATGCAATTTTATTACTTTCTCTTATCTCTGGAAGAAATCCAGAATTATTAATAGGTAATCATGTAATCGCAGCGCCGTATCTAAGAAAAACAAATTTGGATATTATATCGACAGGATATATGCTTATCAGTAGTGGTTCACCAACAACTGCTTCATATATCAGCAATACAAACCCTATACCATGGGACAAAGACGACATAGCCATGTGCACCGCTTTGGCAGGAGAAATGCTCGGCATGAAAATGATTTACATGGATGGTGGAAGTGGAGCCCAAAGAGTTATTAGTAAGGAGATGGTATCCGCTGTTAGAAGTGAAATATATATTCCTTTGATTGTTGGTGGTGGTATTAATTCTACTGACAAAGCTATAGACTGCTTATTAGCTGGAGCTGATATAGTAGTAATAGGAAATGCCACTGAAAAAAATCCTAATTTCATTTCCGAAGTAAGTAATAAAATAAAAAGCTACAAGTGGATATAATTGTTGTTTCTAGTCCAACCAATATCTCTGGAGAGATCCAAATAATTAACAAACTGTTTAATAACGGATTAGAAACTTTTCACATTAGAAAACCAAACTTTTCAGACGAAAAACTAGAGTTCTTTTTAAACCAAATCCCAGAAAAGCACTTAGAAAAAGTTATTCTGCATTCTCACTATAAATTGGCAAAAAAATTCAAGATAAAAGGAATTCATTTAACTCGCAGATACAAAAGTAATAAGTTCAAGAAGTGGTGGAGACTTCTTTTTCTACGATACTCCAATCCACGGTCTTCAATTAGCACATCGTTTCACAGTATATCTAGTATTTTAACCAACACGGAAAAATATCATTATATTTTCTTAAGCCCGGTCTTTGATAGTATTTCCAAAAAAGGTCACATGGGCGATTTTACAGACAGAAACCTCACTTCATCTTTGAAAAGAACCAAACAGAAGATGTATGCTCTAGGGGGAGTCTCTAGTGATAATATCCCTAAAGCACATGCTTTAGGCTTTTCAGGAGTTGCCCTTCTTGGAGCAATCTGGCAGGACGACAGAGATCCAATTGACGAATTCATTAAGGCTCGAAAACTTTGCGAAGACTTAGGAGAACCCGTTTTCAACTAGACTAATCCTCTATCCCAATCTTTCCAAACAGGCTCATAACCTTTCGCTATAAGTTCACTCGCAAACCGAGCTGGTGATCTTTCATCTGATATTTCAAACTGCTCCAACTCTTCCGTTTCATTAGAATAACCACCAGGAGAAGTTTTCGATCCAGCACTAATAGATGTGATTCCCAGTTTCATTGAATTATTCCTGAAAGATTCTTCCTCTCGAGTGGATAATGAAAGCTCTACCTCTCCATTAAAGATTCTAAAAGCACTTATCAATTGGGCCAATTCCTTGTCAGAAAGATTCGATTTTAAGTTATCTACTCCACTACATGGCCTAAGCCGTGGAAAGGATATCGAATATTTAGTTTGCCAGAATTTTTTCTCCAAATAACTGAGATGAGCAGCTGTAAAAAAACTATCTACTCGCCAATCTTCAAGGCCTAACAAAACACCTAATCCAATTCGATGAATCTTTGCATTCCCTAACCGCTCTGGTGTCTCTATTCTATATTCAAAATTCGACTTTCGTCCTTTGGGATGATGTTCTTTATATGTTTCAGAACGATAAGTCTCTTGGTAAACATAAACGCTATTCAGCCCTAATTCTTTCAATTCTTCGTATTCATTTTGGTCCATCGGCTGAACCTCCATACTTACATTCGAAAAATGTGATTTTATAATATTAATGGCATTCTTAATATAATCTAGTCCTACTTTATCGGATGATTCTCCTGTCACGATAAGAACATGATCAAATTTCATTGCTTTAATAACAGCGACCTCTTTTAGAATTTCTTCATCGCTTAATGTTTTTCTCTTAATTGGGTTATTCAAACTAAACCCACAGTAAGTACAAATATTATTGCATTCGTTAGAGAGGTAAAGCGGTATATACATTTGCACGGTATTACCAAAACGTTTCTTCGTTAGGGCGCTACTCATTTGTACCATTTCCTCTAAATACGGGGCCGCAGCTGGAGAAATCAGAGCTTTAAAATCTTCCAAATCCCTTCGAGGAGAACTGAGAGCTCTTTC is a window encoding:
- the thiH gene encoding 2-iminoacetate synthase ThiH, encoding MSFDAVINANRWEDVSNSIYEKDARDVERALSSPRRDLEDFKALISPAAAPYLEEMVQMSSALTKKRFGNTVQMYIPLYLSNECNNICTYCGFSLNNPIKRKTLSDEEILKEVAVIKAMKFDHVLIVTGESSDKVGLDYIKNAINIIKSHFSNVSMEVQPMDQNEYEELKELGLNSVYVYQETYRSETYKEHHPKGRKSNFEYRIETPERLGNAKIHRIGLGVLLGLEDWRVDSFFTAAHLSYLEKKFWQTKYSISFPRLRPCSGVDNLKSNLSDKELAQLISAFRIFNGEVELSLSTREEESFRNNSMKLGITSISAGSKTSPGGYSNETEELEQFEISDERSPARFASELIAKGYEPVWKDWDRGLV
- a CDS encoding thiamine phosphate synthase, translated to MDIIVVSSPTNISGEIQIINKLFNNGLETFHIRKPNFSDEKLEFFLNQIPEKHLEKVILHSHYKLAKKFKIKGIHLTRRYKSNKFKKWWRLLFLRYSNPRSSISTSFHSISSILTNTEKYHYIFLSPVFDSISKKGHMGDFTDRNLTSSLKRTKQKMYALGGVSSDNIPKAHALGFSGVALLGAIWQDDRDPIDEFIKARKLCEDLGEPVFN
- a CDS encoding geranylgeranylglyceryl/heptaprenylglyceryl phosphate synthase; this translates as MMVEVYKQIIEKKIKGKKQLAVLIDPDKLDDSAIEKLVNIANNSHVDYLFIGGSLLSGGNLQKCLSQLKLQSNIPVILFPGNPLQIDSQADAILLLSLISGRNPELLIGNHVIAAPYLRKTNLDIISTGYMLISSGSPTTASYISNTNPIPWDKDDIAMCTALAGEMLGMKMIYMDGGSGAQRVISKEMVSAVRSEIYIPLIVGGGINSTDKAIDCLLAGADIVVIGNATEKNPNFISEVSNKIKSYKWI